A single region of the Pseudomonas sp. GGS8 genome encodes:
- a CDS encoding aldose 1-epimerase family protein: protein MTPLKLFVALSALSAASHAMAWDYVLLDTDKAAQNWQITSQQLGVKTDKPFSVTLRTLHGGRQEGVSIVDIDNGAMKLSVVPTRGMNVLQASVGNVRMGWDSPVKEVVNPSFIELNGRGGLGWLEGFNELVTRCGYEWVGHPGIDNGELLTLHGRAANIPANKVTLHIDEKPPYAISLRGELKEQAFKKVDFSVATELVTEPGSVVFALNDTLTNNGDYPKEYQALYHSNFSTPFLEEGARFAAPVKQVSPFNDKAKGDLADWQTYRAPTRDYDETVYNVVPYADAKGDTLTVLHNKAGSLGVSVGFNTQTLPVFSLWKNTDTQGQGYVTGLEPGTSFSYNRRYQRPLNLVPTIGAKEQKQFRISYSLLSDKAAVDKALKQVSEIQAGRETEVRQTPLVDLTKG, encoded by the coding sequence ATGACCCCGCTCAAACTCTTCGTTGCCCTCAGCGCATTGTCCGCTGCTTCCCACGCCATGGCCTGGGATTACGTCCTGCTCGATACCGATAAAGCCGCTCAGAACTGGCAGATCACCAGCCAGCAACTCGGTGTAAAAACCGACAAACCCTTTTCTGTGACCCTGCGCACCTTGCATGGCGGTCGGCAGGAGGGCGTCAGCATCGTCGACATCGATAACGGCGCGATGAAACTCTCGGTGGTACCGACTCGCGGCATGAACGTCTTGCAGGCCTCGGTCGGCAACGTGCGCATGGGCTGGGATTCGCCGGTCAAGGAAGTGGTCAACCCGTCCTTCATCGAGCTCAATGGCCGCGGTGGCCTGGGCTGGCTGGAAGGTTTCAATGAGCTGGTCACCCGCTGCGGCTATGAATGGGTCGGCCACCCTGGCATCGACAATGGCGAACTGCTGACCCTGCACGGTCGCGCCGCCAACATCCCGGCCAACAAAGTCACCCTGCACATCGATGAAAAACCGCCATACGCCATCAGCCTGCGCGGCGAGCTGAAAGAGCAGGCATTCAAGAAAGTCGACTTCTCCGTCGCGACCGAACTGGTGACCGAGCCCGGCAGCGTAGTGTTCGCTCTCAACGACACCCTGACCAACAACGGCGACTATCCGAAGGAATACCAGGCGCTGTATCACAGCAACTTCAGCACGCCGTTCCTGGAGGAGGGCGCTCGCTTCGCCGCGCCGGTGAAGCAGGTCTCACCTTTCAACGACAAAGCCAAAGGCGATCTCGCGGACTGGCAAACCTACCGCGCACCGACCAGGGACTACGACGAGACGGTTTACAACGTGGTGCCGTATGCCGATGCCAAGGGCGATACGTTGACCGTGCTGCATAACAAGGCCGGCAGTCTGGGTGTCTCGGTCGGCTTCAACACTCAAACACTGCCGGTGTTCTCCCTGTGGAAAAACACCGATACCCAAGGCCAGGGCTACGTCACGGGGCTGGAGCCGGGAACGAGCTTTTCCTACAACCGCCGGTATCAGCGGCCACTGAACCTGGTGCCGACGATTGGCGCGAAGGAGCAGAAACAGTTCCGCATCAGCTACAGCTTGTTGTCGGATAAAGCGGCTGTGGATAAGGCGTTGAAGCAGGTGAGCGAGATTCAGGCTGGGCGCGAGACTGAGGTGCGGCAGACGCCGTTGGTTGATCTGACCAAGGGGTGA
- a CDS encoding Bro-N domain-containing protein — MDENYLIPHIFTRHKLHLHALLLENQPWFSARDLGRLLRLFLDERALRKLDPDQHQTVQMLIHGTIENTLLISESGVYALLVYHYCPEYRGLREWLTHDVVPTLRDAQQPASAERPILSLLNWPQMSLSLLHWNNQPWIRLQDVPQLLPNEERPRSMVNAPWWKRASRILQAF; from the coding sequence ATGGACGAAAACTATCTAATCCCCCACATATTCACCCGCCACAAACTCCACCTCCACGCCCTCCTCCTGGAAAACCAACCCTGGTTCAGCGCCCGCGACCTCGGCCGATTGCTCAGGCTGTTCCTCGACGAACGCGCGCTACGCAAACTCGATCCCGACCAACACCAAACCGTACAAATGCTGATCCACGGCACCATCGAAAACACACTGCTGATCAGCGAATCCGGCGTCTACGCATTACTGGTCTACCACTACTGCCCCGAATACCGAGGCCTGCGCGAATGGCTGACCCACGACGTGGTCCCAACCCTCAGAGACGCCCAGCAACCCGCCTCAGCCGAACGCCCGATTCTGAGCCTGCTGAATTGGCCGCAGATGTCGTTGAGTTTGCTGCACTGGAATAACCAGCCGTGGATTCGGTTGCAGGATGTTCCGCAACTGCTGCCGAATGAGGAACGACCGCGAAGTATGGTCAATGCTCCGTGGTGGAAGCGTGCGTCACGAATACTCCAGGCATTCTGA
- a CDS encoding HAD family hydrolase, whose protein sequence is MTIQLITFDLDDTLWDTAPVIATAEAILREWLTEHAPNLGAVPVEHLWSIRERVLSNEPSLKHRISALRRRVLFHALEEAGYDHGQASDLADQSFEVFLHARHQLEVFPEVEPTLETLAKHYALGVVTNGNADVRRLGLADYFKFALCAEDIGIAKPDARLFHEALRRGGATGETAVHIGDHPGDDIAGAQQAGLRAIWFNPTGKAWEAEKVPDAEIRSLTELPALLARWNAASA, encoded by the coding sequence ATGACCATCCAACTGATCACCTTCGACCTCGACGACACCCTGTGGGACACCGCCCCGGTAATCGCCACCGCCGAAGCCATATTGCGTGAATGGCTGACCGAGCATGCGCCGAACCTGGGCGCGGTGCCGGTGGAGCATTTGTGGTCGATTCGCGAGCGGGTGTTGAGCAACGAGCCGAGCCTCAAGCACCGTATCAGCGCGCTGCGTCGGCGGGTGCTTTTTCATGCTCTGGAAGAGGCAGGTTACGACCATGGTCAAGCCTCAGACCTGGCTGATCAAAGTTTTGAAGTGTTTCTGCATGCCCGGCATCAGCTGGAAGTATTCCCCGAAGTCGAGCCAACGCTGGAGACGCTGGCCAAGCACTACGCCCTCGGTGTAGTAACCAACGGCAACGCCGATGTACGCCGACTGGGCCTGGCGGATTACTTCAAGTTTGCCCTGTGCGCCGAAGACATCGGCATCGCCAAACCGGATGCGCGACTGTTTCATGAAGCGCTGCGCCGTGGCGGCGCGACCGGCGAGACCGCGGTGCATATCGGCGACCATCCCGGCGATGACATTGCCGGTGCCCAGCAGGCGGGGTTGCGGGCAATCTGGTTTAACCCGACGGGCAAAGCGTGGGAAGCCGAGAAGGTGCCGGATGCCGAGATTCGCAGTTTGACTGAGTTGCCTGCGCTGCTCGCCCGCTGGAATGCTGCCTCAGCCTGA
- a CDS encoding ammonium transporter gives MTLRKFAGLGALLSIVMPGLAMAADPVAPPVLNSGDTAWMMTSTALVLFMTIPGLALFYGGMVRSKNVLSLMMQCFAITGLVTILWFLYGYSMAFDTTGMEANVVNLNSFVGSFAKAFLAGITPTSITGPAALFPEAVFVTYQMTFAIITPALIVGAFAERMKFSAMLVFMGIWFTLVYAPIAHMVWSGPGSLLGDWGVLDFAGGTVVHINAGVAGLIACLVLGKRKGFPTTPMAPHNLGYTLMGAAMLWVGWFGFNAGSAAAANGTAGMAMLVTQIATAAAALGWMFAEWLTHGKPSALGIASGVVAGLVAITPAAGTVGPMGSMIIGLAAGVVCFFCATTLKRKMGYDDSLDAFGVHGIGGILGAILTGVFAAPSLGGFGTVTDIAAQVWIQCKGVGFTVIYTAIVTFIILKVLDAVMGLRITEEEEAVGIDLALHNERGYNL, from the coding sequence ATGACTCTGCGTAAATTCGCAGGGCTAGGAGCCCTGTTGTCCATCGTAATGCCTGGCCTGGCCATGGCGGCAGATCCGGTGGCGCCTCCAGTCCTCAATTCCGGCGATACCGCCTGGATGATGACCTCGACAGCCCTTGTGCTGTTCATGACCATCCCCGGCCTCGCGCTGTTCTACGGCGGCATGGTTCGTTCCAAAAACGTTCTTTCGTTGATGATGCAATGCTTCGCCATTACCGGCCTGGTCACCATTCTGTGGTTCCTTTACGGCTACAGCATGGCGTTTGACACAACGGGTATGGAAGCCAACGTCGTCAACCTCAATTCGTTTGTCGGTAGCTTCGCCAAGGCGTTCCTCGCCGGCATCACGCCTACCAGCATTACCGGCCCTGCGGCGCTGTTTCCCGAGGCGGTGTTTGTCACCTATCAGATGACCTTCGCCATCATCACCCCCGCGCTGATCGTCGGTGCTTTCGCCGAGCGGATGAAGTTCTCCGCAATGCTGGTGTTCATGGGGATCTGGTTCACCCTGGTTTACGCGCCGATTGCGCACATGGTCTGGAGCGGTCCGGGTTCGCTGTTGGGCGACTGGGGCGTGCTCGACTTCGCCGGCGGCACCGTGGTGCATATCAACGCCGGTGTGGCCGGTCTGATTGCCTGCCTGGTACTGGGCAAGCGTAAAGGTTTCCCGACCACCCCGATGGCTCCGCACAACCTCGGCTATACCCTGATGGGCGCTGCGATGTTGTGGGTCGGCTGGTTCGGTTTCAACGCAGGTTCCGCTGCTGCTGCCAACGGCACTGCCGGCATGGCGATGCTGGTGACTCAGATCGCTACCGCCGCAGCAGCCCTGGGCTGGATGTTTGCCGAGTGGCTGACCCACGGTAAACCGAGCGCACTGGGTATCGCTTCGGGCGTGGTTGCCGGTCTGGTTGCGATCACTCCGGCGGCGGGTACCGTTGGCCCGATGGGCTCGATGATCATCGGTCTGGCGGCGGGCGTGGTGTGCTTCTTCTGCGCCACGACGCTGAAACGCAAAATGGGTTACGACGACTCCCTCGACGCCTTCGGTGTGCACGGCATCGGCGGTATCCTCGGCGCGATCCTGACCGGTGTGTTCGCGGCACCGTCCCTGGGTGGTTTCGGCACCGTCACCGACATCGCGGCTCAAGTCTGGATTCAGTGCAAAGGCGTGGGCTTCACGGTGATCTACACCGCGATCGTCACCTTCATCATCCTCAAGGTGCTGGACGCTGTCATGGGTCTGCGCATCACCGAGGAAGAAGAAGCAGTCGGCATCGATCTGGCGCTGCACAACGAACGCGGCTACAACTTGTAA
- a CDS encoding accessory factor UbiK family protein produces MLAPKDFLDALSGTASRLFSGDTPLPKSEIESQFKALLQSGFSKLDLVSREEFDSQMVVLARTRARLESLEAKVAELEAKLNPVADAE; encoded by the coding sequence ATGCTCGCGCCCAAAGACTTCCTCGACGCCCTGAGCGGCACCGCCTCCCGCCTCTTCAGCGGCGACACCCCACTGCCGAAAAGCGAAATCGAAAGCCAGTTCAAGGCCCTGCTGCAGAGCGGCTTCAGCAAGCTGGACCTGGTGAGCCGGGAAGAATTCGACAGCCAGATGGTCGTACTGGCACGGACCCGGGCCCGGCTGGAGAGCCTTGAGGCGAAAGTGGCGGAGCTGGAAGCGAAGCTCAATCCAGTTGCTGACGCCGAGTAA
- a CDS encoding type II toxin-antitoxin system RelE/ParE family toxin yields MIVSFKCSETEYLFRNGKTRMWSAILSVVERKLTMLDAAAVLMDLRSPPGNRLEALEGDRKGQHSIRINAQWRICFVWGLNGPENVEIVDYH; encoded by the coding sequence ATGATCGTTAGCTTTAAGTGTTCTGAGACCGAGTACCTGTTTCGCAACGGAAAGACCCGTATGTGGTCAGCCATTCTGAGTGTCGTGGAACGAAAGCTGACGATGCTTGATGCTGCTGCGGTGCTGATGGACCTTCGATCACCACCAGGCAATCGATTGGAGGCGCTGGAAGGAGATCGAAAAGGTCAGCACAGCATCCGCATCAACGCTCAATGGCGAATTTGCTTTGTTTGGGGTCTTAACGGACCAGAGAATGTCGAAATCGTCGATTATCACTGA
- a CDS encoding YifB family Mg chelatase-like AAA ATPase: MSLSIVHSRAQIGVDAPAVTVEVHLANGLPSLTMVGLPEAAVKESKDRVRSAIINSGLQFPARRITLNLAPADLPKDGGRFDLAIALGILSASVQVPTLTLDDVECLGELALSGAVRAVRGVLPAALAARKAGRTLVVPRANAEEACLASGLKVIAVDHLLQAVAHFNGHTPIEPYASNGLLYASKPYPDLNEVQGQLAAKRALLIAAAGAHNLLFSGPPGTGKTLLASRLPGLLPPLAESEALEVAAIQSVASCVPLSHWPQRPFRQPHHSASGPALVGGGSKPQPGEITLAHHGVLFLDELPEFDRKVLEVLREPLESGHIVISRAKDRVRFPARFQLVAAMNPCPCGYLGEPSGRCSCTPDMVQRYRNKLSGPLLDRIDLHLTVAREATALNPALKPGDDTATAAELVADARERQHKRQGCANAFLDLPGLRRHCKLSTADENWLESACERLTLSLRAAHRLLKVARTLADLEQVDGITREHLAEALQYRPTTL, encoded by the coding sequence ATGTCCCTATCCATCGTCCACAGCCGCGCCCAGATTGGCGTGGATGCGCCCGCCGTCACCGTAGAAGTGCATCTGGCCAACGGCTTGCCGTCGCTGACCATGGTCGGGCTGCCCGAAGCGGCGGTGAAGGAAAGCAAGGACCGGGTGCGTAGCGCGATCATCAATTCCGGCCTGCAATTTCCAGCGCGGCGCATCACCTTGAATCTCGCTCCCGCCGATTTGCCGAAGGATGGCGGGCGATTCGATCTGGCGATTGCCTTGGGGATTCTATCGGCCAGCGTGCAGGTGCCGACGTTGACGCTGGATGACGTGGAGTGCCTGGGAGAGTTGGCACTGTCAGGCGCGGTACGGGCCGTCCGCGGGGTGTTACCGGCGGCGCTGGCGGCACGCAAGGCCGGGCGCACGCTGGTAGTCCCGCGAGCGAATGCCGAAGAAGCCTGCCTGGCGTCGGGGTTGAAGGTGATTGCGGTGGATCATCTGCTTCAAGCGGTCGCGCATTTCAATGGCCACACGCCCATCGAACCCTATGCTTCCAATGGCTTGCTCTACGCCAGCAAACCCTATCCAGACTTGAACGAAGTGCAGGGACAACTTGCGGCCAAGCGCGCGTTGCTGATTGCAGCGGCAGGGGCTCATAACCTGTTGTTCAGCGGTCCGCCGGGGACGGGGAAAACGCTGTTGGCGAGTCGTCTGCCGGGACTGTTACCGCCATTGGCCGAGAGCGAAGCATTGGAAGTCGCGGCGATTCAATCGGTCGCCAGTTGTGTGCCGCTGAGTCATTGGCCTCAGCGTCCCTTCCGACAGCCACACCACTCCGCTTCAGGCCCCGCACTGGTGGGTGGCGGTTCGAAACCGCAACCCGGCGAAATCACTCTCGCCCACCATGGTGTGCTGTTCCTTGATGAGCTTCCAGAGTTTGATCGCAAGGTATTGGAGGTGTTGAGAGAGCCACTGGAATCCGGCCACATCGTGATTTCCCGCGCCAAGGACCGCGTTCGCTTTCCGGCGCGCTTTCAACTGGTGGCTGCGATGAATCCCTGCCCCTGTGGATATCTTGGCGAGCCAAGCGGCCGTTGTTCCTGTACGCCGGACATGGTGCAGCGCTATCGCAACAAGCTGTCGGGGCCGCTGCTGGATCGCATCGATCTGCACCTGACAGTTGCTCGCGAAGCCACGGCGTTGAATCCTGCGTTAAAACCCGGCGACGATACAGCCACCGCCGCCGAGCTGGTTGCCGATGCAAGAGAGCGGCAACACAAACGCCAAGGTTGCGCCAATGCCTTCCTCGACCTGCCAGGCCTACGTCGGCACTGTAAGTTATCCACAGCCGATGAAAACTGGCTGGAATCCGCCTGCGAGCGTTTAACTCTGTCGCTACGAGCGGCCCATCGACTGCTCAAGGTTGCTCGCACCTTGGCGGACCTTGAGCAAGTCGATGGCATCACCCGTGAACACTTGGCCGAAGCGCTGCAATATCGACCGACAACACTCTAG
- the glnK gene encoding P-II family nitrogen regulator: MKLVTAIIKPFKLDDVRESLSEIGVQGITVTEVKGFGRQKGHTELYRGAEYVVDFLPKVKIDVAIDDKDLDRVIEAITKAANTGKIGDGKIFVVNLEQAIRIRTGETDTDAI, from the coding sequence ATGAAGCTAGTCACTGCCATCATCAAGCCGTTCAAACTGGACGATGTGCGCGAGTCGTTGTCCGAGATCGGCGTGCAGGGCATTACCGTTACTGAGGTCAAAGGCTTCGGTCGGCAGAAGGGTCACACCGAGCTGTATCGCGGCGCGGAGTACGTGGTCGATTTTCTGCCCAAGGTGAAGATCGATGTCGCCATTGACGACAAGGATCTGGACCGGGTTATCGAGGCGATAACCAAGGCTGCCAACACCGGCAAGATCGGTGACGGCAAGATCTTCGTGGTCAATCTGGAACAGGCGATTCGCATCCGTACCGGCGAAACCGATACCGACGCAATCTAA
- the sutA gene encoding transcriptional regulator SutA, which yields MSDDDLENDDLEVGDDDETEEGLEAAAEDVAEDDGGDVPVPTAKGKAKAAVSVDELPSVEAKNKERDALAKAMEEFLARGGKVQEVEANVVADPPKKPDNKYGSRPI from the coding sequence ATGAGCGACGATGATCTGGAAAACGACGACCTCGAAGTAGGCGACGACGACGAAACCGAAGAAGGCCTTGAAGCAGCGGCAGAAGACGTCGCTGAAGACGATGGCGGCGATGTGCCCGTTCCGACTGCCAAAGGCAAAGCCAAGGCTGCAGTATCGGTCGATGAGCTGCCGAGTGTCGAAGCCAAGAACAAGGAACGCGATGCCCTGGCCAAGGCCATGGAAGAGTTTCTGGCACGGGGCGGCAAGGTGCAGGAAGTGGAGGCCAATGTGGTCGCCGATCCTCCCAAGAAGCCTGACAACAAGTACGGCAGCCGGCCTATCTAA
- a CDS encoding HigA family addiction module antitoxin, with translation MTKNGMRPVHPGEILKEEYLEPLSLTAAALARALSVSTPTVNDIVLQRRGVSADMALRLSICLDTTPEFWLNLQSTYDLRKAEIERGAAIRDQVERLPHCA, from the coding sequence ATGACTAAGAATGGTATGCGCCCGGTTCACCCTGGCGAGATCCTCAAAGAGGAATACCTGGAGCCTCTGAGCCTTACGGCTGCAGCCTTGGCCAGAGCGTTGAGCGTTTCGACGCCTACGGTGAATGACATCGTGCTTCAGCGTCGAGGTGTCAGTGCCGATATGGCTCTAAGGCTATCTATCTGCCTGGACACGACTCCCGAGTTTTGGCTGAACCTGCAATCGACATACGATTTGCGAAAAGCCGAGATCGAACGAGGGGCTGCGATCCGGGATCAGGTTGAGCGGCTCCCGCACTGCGCCTGA
- a CDS encoding secondary thiamine-phosphate synthase enzyme YjbQ, with product MWQQTLITLRARPRGFHLVTDELLAGLPELKACRVGLLHLWLQHTSASLTINENADPAVRRDFERFFNRLIPQGADDYEHNDEGQDDLPAHFKASVLGCQLSLPISAGRLALGTWQGVYLGEHRDHGGARKVLATVHGEGA from the coding sequence ATGTGGCAACAGACTCTGATTACCCTGCGGGCACGGCCCCGGGGCTTTCATCTGGTAACGGACGAGTTACTCGCCGGCTTGCCTGAACTCAAGGCATGTCGGGTCGGTCTGTTGCATTTGTGGCTACAGCATACCTCGGCGTCGTTGACCATCAACGAGAACGCCGATCCGGCGGTACGTCGCGACTTCGAACGATTTTTCAATCGTCTGATCCCACAAGGAGCGGACGACTATGAGCATAACGACGAAGGCCAGGACGACCTCCCGGCGCACTTCAAGGCCAGCGTGCTTGGCTGTCAGCTCAGTTTGCCGATCTCGGCAGGCCGACTGGCGTTGGGAACCTGGCAAGGCGTTTATCTGGGCGAGCACCGTGATCATGGCGGTGCCCGTAAAGTCCTCGCCACCGTGCACGGTGAAGGGGCATAA